GATattacccttttttttctcctttgctgGAGGATTCTTTCACTGCAACGATTGCAGCCGAGTGTCGGATCGGGAGGATATTGGGGCGATCGACGAAATTCAATACAATGAACCACGAACGCTAACTGGACATTCTTTTAGCCGCGTCTGCAAGCACAAGGCTGGTCTGATCCGCAAGTACGACCTTGACCTGTGCCGTCAATGCTTCCGtgagaaggccaaggacatTGGTTTCCACAAGGTAAGCCACCTCAAAAGACCTATGGAAAGGAGCACctgggagatggaagacatgagaaaaggagattgGGATACGGGGATCAACACatcagagagagagagagagagagcagtGACTAACGTGGTTTTGCGTGTTTCTAGTACCGATAAAGGAGTTGCTGTAAAAAGGGGGCTTTCCAAAGGGGGACAAGGGATTGACGGATGCGTGCTGCATTTTTGATGGCCAATACACAAAAAGCACTCGGAGGGCGGCCGCTTGGAACCGGAGTTTAATGGATGGCTTGGTTTTAAGAAAAGATCGTGCGTCTGACGAACATCCTCCGAGGATAGACGAATACCATTGCATTCGATAAATTTTCATGCTGCGTCCGCTGTTTTCCccgctgctgcatcttgtaTGGCTGAGAGATGATGAGACGAATACCTATGAATGCCATGGATCATTTTTTTGGGAAACTTGCACCATCGCAATTGTCGTAAAGGGACATCTTGATATCGGATGCTGCTCAAATACGTGTAAATACGAGTGACTTACCCAAACCATATCATGCACGATGTCCCTATCAACACCCTATCATGACGTGTATACCCAAGAAGAGTAATGCTGTAACAATCTACTACTCACATTCTACTTATTTAAAACGGGCCAAGAGTAAATCATAAGCTTTTGTATTTTTGCACATCTATTCCTGCCTCCACCATCCGTCTAAAGTACATTGATATATGAAGACATTAAGGAAGAAGCGTAGTGGAGATTTTTTGTATATCCGCTTCCCCTACAACTATACACGAGCACGTGTGGCTCAGATTTGAGAGATATGGCCGAAGCATTGCGCCAATTTTGTCGTCTCCCAGTTTCCCGACGATTTTTGTccattttgttttttattcaTTCCAACAACTCCACGCTGTTCCAGGGTTGTCAAGTCGTTAGTTGTATTTACTGAAGGATGCGGGTGACCAGACCAGTGGCCACAGTCCTGCCGCCCTCACGGATGTTGAATCGCTGACCAGCCTCAATGGCATTGGGGTTGGTCAGGGTGATAACCATCTCGACGTTGTCACCGGGCATGACCATCTTGCCAGAAGCATCAGCGGTACCCTCGGGGAAAGTCAGATCGACGGACTCATCAGATGTACGCAGGTACATCTGAGGTCGGTAGTGCTCGTGGAAACCAGTGTGGCGACCACCCTCCTCCTTGGTAAGGACGTAGAGGGAAGCAAGGAACTGCTTGTGAGACTTGACGGTGCCGGGCTTGCAGACGACCATACCACGCCTGACGTCCTCACGACGGATACCACGGATCAGGAGACCAGAGTTGTCACCAGCCTGGGACTGCTCGCAAGACTTCTTGAAGGTCTCGATATCAGTGACCTTGGTCTTGATGGGGTCAATTCCCTTGCCGACAAGCTCGACTTCCTCATCACGCTTGAGGACACCACGCTCAACACGGCCAGAAACGACAGTACCACGgccagagatggagaagacatCCTCAACAGACATGAGGAAAGGCTTGTCGAGATCACGCTCGGGGGTGGGAATCCACTCGTCAAcggccttgagcagctcatcaaTCTTGGTCTGGCCAATCTCGGGCTTCTGGTTGTTCAGGGCCATCAGAGCAGAGCCCATGATGACGGGGGTCTCGTCTCCCTCAAAGCCATAGGTGCTGAGAAGCTCACGCATTTCCATCTCAACAAGCTCCAACATCTCGGGGTCGTCGATGGCATCAACCTTGTTGACAAAGACAACAATCTTCTGGACACCGACCTGTCGGGCAAGCAGCAAGTGCTCACGGGTCTGGGGCATCTGACCATcggaggcggcgacgacaaTGATGGCGCCGTCCATGTTGGCAGCACCAGTAATCATGTTCTTAATGTAATCGGCGTGACCCGGGCAGTCGACGTGGGAATAGTGGCGGTTTTCCGTTGAGTACTCGATGTGGGCAGTAGAGATGGTGATACCTCGCTTTCGCTCTTCGGGAGCCTTGTCAATGGAGCCATAGTCGAGGAAGTTGGCGAAGCCCTTTTCGGCTTGCCTCTTGGTGATGGCAGCGGACAGGGTAGTCTACAATAGCGGCAAAGGGTCAGTGTTGTGTCTTTATAAGTTGCTTCCATGAACTTTACCTTTCCGTGATCGACGTGGCCAATAGTGCCTGTTACAAACCCTTTGTTAACACAAAATCTTTAATTATGGCCCATTCGAAAAGGCGCTTTACCGATATTCACGTGAGGCTTGGTTCGCTCAAAAACGGCATATGCACGGGCGATGTTGAGAACACCAGCCGCACTGCGGTTGTTCTTGAGCGCAGCCTGGAGAGGGTTGACGCTGCCGGACTTCAGGCCATACCGGGCCGTCCGTACAAACGGAGCAATTGATCTGAATGCAGTCGACATGTTGCGCCGCCAATATGAAATATACAATGCCAggccaaaagaaaaagaaaaaaaaatatttggCCAgtgggggaggggaaaaaaccGAGTCTCAAATCAGGCGTTCCGGGGTACAAAGTACAGACGAAATTTTTGAGCTCCCAGCATAAAGCGCTTTCACGCTATCCTGATTGGGCCGATTGGCTGCGTTTAGACATCACGTGACTCGTATATAACTCTGCAAGAGGTTCTAGGTATGAATATTCATGCAATGCAGCGTTTCGCGAGTTAAAATTGCAAGATAATATCAAATTCTCTAGGAGAATGAACGGATTGCACATTTTATTCGAATTAGCAAAAGACATGTATGGGGGGGGGAAGCAAGTGGCCCAACGGCGTCGCCGTGCTACATCAGCGGTCAGGGAACTCCGGAGGCCATTTGTATGGCAGTAGGTACTTCTTCCAAAACATGAAAGCTCTCTCAAGACAAACAACATCATTAGCCAATCAATTGCTAGGAAAGGGAAGTTGATGTTATAGAACAATGTATTTTTTGGGTTACCATTTCCCCCTTTTAATTACttcgcaaaaaaaaacaaaaaaaaacaagcttTCCCAAGTACCTATGGGTCCCGTTAAGCTTCTACCTATACATGTAAATGGCGCTCATCGGATCCGCCACGCCCAACCGGCAGCCTCGGAGAAATAGGCCGGAGCACGCCGTGCTCACTAGCGAATTTGCAGTGTCGGTGTCTAGAACAAAAACTTCCGCCATCCCTCCTCTAAGACTACGGTtgcatcttcgtcttttACCAAACCTCGCCATCCCCTATAAAGAGGTCACCTTGCCTCATATATCTtattggccttttcttttccacttTTGCTGGAAATTGTTGCTTTCAATTATCTGGCCATCTGCCGCTCATCTTGGAGAAAACTCTATTCTCCCGCCCTCCCTTTTATGAGAACTTTCCGCTACTCTTGATACCATGGATTCTCAGTCATACCAGCCATACCCAGACGATGATGGGCAATCTTCTCAGTCCATCCTTGGCCAGTTGTCTCAGTTTGGGCAGAATGCCTCCAACAACATCCAGAAGAGCTTCTCCGACATGTCAACACAAGGCTGGCTTCGTCTCATCATGGTTGTATGCACATACTTGCTGATACGACCTCACATCATCAAATACTCAACCAAGCATGctgtcaagaagctggaggagcaggatgTGAAGGACAAGAAATTCGCCGAGGACCAGGTTGCTAAAATGTCGCCAAATGACCTGCGTGGCCTGGGTgcggtggaagaagaagatgtggaCGCTGATGAGGGTGCCGACGGGTCCAAGGCTAACTGGGGCTCAAAGGCACGAGTCAGGCAAAGGAAGACTTTGAGGAAGATTCTGGAAGCCGAGGAGCAACGACGGTATGAGGAGGAGAGTGACGAGGACATCAGGGACCTCCTGGAGTAAGCAGGGGCAAATTGGCTGGGCTAGCAACGGCCATATTCGATTCTTGCTGATTTTGCATATTTGCTATCAAGGCTACTTGCTGCAAGCATGTCAATCGGTCTGGGAGCCGCAATTGGGCTGAAGCCTAAAACCTCGAAATACTCAAAAAATCGGGTTGAGTGGATGTGGCCAAAGTGGCCTTATCATGCATTACGTCTTACAAAATGATTATACCTAATTAATACATACGTCACGATCTCACGAAAGtggaataataataatcacATAATTTACACTCAAGTCTCAGAAAGA
This portion of the Trichoderma atroviride chromosome 6, complete sequence genome encodes:
- a CDS encoding 40S ribosomal protein uS14; this translates as MSHESVWNSRPRNYGKGSRQCRVCKHKAGLIRKYDLDLCRQCFREKAKDIGFHKYR
- a CDS encoding uncharacterized protein (BUSCO:EOG092D2ASD), producing MSTAFRSIAPFVRTARYGLKSGSVNPLQAALKNNRSAAGVLNIARAYAVFERTKPHVNIGTIGHVDHGKTTLSAAITKRQAEKGFANFLDYGSIDKAPEERKRGITISTAHIEYSTENRHYSHVDCPGHADYIKNMITGAANMDGAIIVVAASDGQMPQTREHLLLARQVGVQKIVVFVNKVDAIDDPEMLELVEMEMRELLSTYGFEGDETPVIMGSALMALNNQKPEIGQTKIDELLKAVDEWIPTPERDLDKPFLMSVEDVFSISGRGTVVSGRVERGVLKRDEEVELVGKGIDPIKTKVTDIETFKKSCEQSQAGDNSGLLIRGIRREDVRRGMVVCKPGTVKSHKQFLASLYVLTKEEGGRHTGFHEHYRPQMYLRTSDESVDLTFPEGTADASGKMVMPGDNVEMVITLTNPNAIEAGQRFNIREGGRTVATGLVTRILQ
- a CDS encoding uncharacterized protein (EggNog:ENOG41~TransMembrane:1 (o47-65i)), with translation MDSQSYQPYPDDDGQSSQSILGQLSQFGQNASNNIQKSFSDMSTQGWLRLIMVVCTYLLIRPHIIKYSTKHAVKKLEEQDVKDKKFAEDQVAKMSPNDLRGLGAVEEEDVDADEGADGSKANWGSKARVRQRKTLRKILEAEEQRRYEEESDEDIRDLLE